CCAATTTGCAAAAATGTTTGCCGTAATCAGAACCAGCATATAAAACTCGGCGTATTGTCCTATCATTTTAGCCGGCATCAAAAAACTAAACGCTATGGATATAAGCAAAACCAGATAACAGGCGATTTTGAATTTCTTGATAACTTTCTGCACTTCCGGATGCTTTGCATGCTCGCGGGAGAGTGTCACTCCCAGAATCTGATTATCACGATGATCCTTATAGGACAATGCGCACACTGACATTGTCCCAAAAATCAGCCATGTAGCAATGAGCAATAATTGAAGCATAAAGATTCCCCCTTAGTCGTAAACTGTGTCGATCAAATCTGAAATATGTTTTTTGATATCTTGCTTTGAAGCACCTTTCATACGCGCTTCTGAAACTAAAAGTTCCACCCGCCTGTCAAAATCAGATTCAAAAGCATTTCCCCCTGTTCGGCAATCGCTGATCTTAGCGCCATGCCTCCGTTCAATCACGATAATCCCTTCTTTTTTTAGAAGAGCATATGCTTTATTTACAGTCATCGGATTCACACCAATATCATTAGCCAGTTGGCGGACAGTAGGCAATGAATCGCCCGGCTTAATATATCCTCTGGCAACGCCAAACACGATTTTATTGCGGATTTGCTGATAAATCGGTGTGTCGCTGGTCATTTCTATCCTTAATATCAATTGCCTTCCCTTCTTTTTATTATTTGTATTATTTATACTAATACAAATAATACTTAATGTCAATTACCCTTTTCAGATGTATAAATATTATTTGAAGAATATATACCCCCTCTTTTTCAATTTTTATGATATTATTTATTTATATAAGTCCATTAAAGGCATTTTGACTGATAATAATACCCCAAATTCAGCAAACCGGAACAATAAACTGCTTGTTATATACATTATCTTTGTCGTACTATTTGCCATGCGAATAGTCATTCACATTAAAATACATAATCACAATGATTATATGGAGATGATAAAATGAGTATCATAAGATCACATGATATAACTCTTTACGGAGGCAATGACACATACAATATTGTTCTGAAGCCTCTTTCTGATAAATATTTGCCGTATTTATACAGGTGGTGTGCCGACCCTGATGTCCTTTATTGGACTGAAGACGGCACAAACAATGTGGAACTTTCATACAATCCGGAAACTGTTCATGAAATCTACGGGGGAGTATCTCAAAACGCCCTTTGCTTTCTTATTGAAGTAAATGGTGTGCCAATCGGTGATTGCTGGCTGCAAAAAATGAATTTGCCATATGTACTCGCCATGTATGACAATACCACCGATGTTCGGCGCATAGATATGAGCATTGGGGAAAAGTCATATTGGAATAGGGGCATCGGTACACTGTTCATCGGCATGATGATCGACTATGCATTTAACGGCGAACATGCGGATGTACTGCACTGCCTTTGTGGAGACTACAATATCAGGAGCCGCCGCATGTGGGAAAAGCACGGCTTCAAATTGGCCTTGACTGAGAATTTGCCGCAACCCCAAAATGGAAAATATCAATATCACTATACACTGTCACGCCGGGAGTACATTCAAAAGCGGCGATTTACACCTCCGCAAAACGAGATATTCAAAATGCCGATAAAAGCGCTTCAGCCGACCCAGCTTTATATAAGTCAGGGTAAACTGCGTCTGGTGCGCGAATGGTTTGATCCGTCTGATCCAGCACGTTTTGATCCGATCCCGGTTAAAAAACTGAACGGCCGAACTATAATGACCGACGGGCACACAAGAGTGATTGCCGCGTACCTTGCCGGCTGGGATAGCGTCCCTGTTTATTGGGATACCGACGAACTCGACATGGAGGCATATGCACTGGATGTCAAATGGTGTGATGAAGAAAAAATCCATAGCCCTGCCAAACTCGCGGAACGTATCGTTCCCCACAAGGACTATGAAGAGCTTTGGTATAGAAGGTGTATGGAAAACTTGAATCCGGCGAATGAGTGTTCAAAATAACATAAGCTTATATCAGGGTTCATATTTTGTATTTGAAGAATATTATTCAAATTAT
The sequence above is drawn from the Clostridiales bacterium genome and encodes:
- a CDS encoding GntR family transcriptional regulator; the protein is MILRIEMTSDTPIYQQIRNKIVFGVARGYIKPGDSLPTVRQLANDIGVNPMTVNKAYALLKKEGIIVIERRHGAKISDCRTGGNAFESDFDRRVELLVSEARMKGASKQDIKKHISDLIDTVYD
- a CDS encoding GNAT family N-acetyltransferase — its product is MSIIRSHDITLYGGNDTYNIVLKPLSDKYLPYLYRWCADPDVLYWTEDGTNNVELSYNPETVHEIYGGVSQNALCFLIEVNGVPIGDCWLQKMNLPYVLAMYDNTTDVRRIDMSIGEKSYWNRGIGTLFIGMMIDYAFNGEHADVLHCLCGDYNIRSRRMWEKHGFKLALTENLPQPQNGKYQYHYTLSRREYIQKRRFTPPQNEIFKMPIKALQPTQLYISQGKLRLVREWFDPSDPARFDPIPVKKLNGRTIMTDGHTRVIAAYLAGWDSVPVYWDTDELDMEAYALDVKWCDEEKIHSPAKLAERIVPHKDYEELWYRRCMENLNPANECSK